A region of Cataglyphis hispanica isolate Lineage 1 chromosome 8, ULB_Chis1_1.0, whole genome shotgun sequence DNA encodes the following proteins:
- the LOC126851789 gene encoding uncharacterized protein LOC126851789, which translates to MLVTILPFCLAANVAIDDQQSKWAMYGPECTYDVLVNMSLANIVHENDNFCSMIATELKCRPKGHDTLNCHFQNSRIKRPDPKDNRCSNARDFVPTRYKFVSEEPFEIRFNSRGIENLVVYRTIPRWRLDMIKVIVSQLNIGFEMQERRNRFTIMENSTVGHCQVDVKITRGGHDFEEDSAEENDNFEIGFLSSDEFAHPMVERLRVEKTRQPKKCPRRTIYFFGNYKDYSRGGELYMDMTTSASLITISKDKFVSYTISEGIMRTANKSRIMRPHQNISLKLKRIDFAQSLMPEIPNPASTSLFAFSNLEIIPEDIKNLSY; encoded by the exons ATGTTAGTGACAATTCTGCCATTCTGTCTAG CTGCAAACGTCGCTATCGACGATCAACAATCCAAATGGGCGATGTACGGTCCGGAATGCACATACGACGTTCTCGTAAATATGTCCCTAGCCAACATTGTTCACGAGAACGATAATTTCTGCTCCATGATTGCCACCGAGCTCAAGTGTCGGCCCAAGGGACACGATACTCTTAATTGTCACTTCCAGAACTCCCGAATCAAACGTCCTGACCCGAAGGACAATAGATGTTCAAACGCGAGAGACTTTGTGCCCACAAGATACAAATTTGTGAGCGAAGAACCCTTTGAAATCAGATTTAATTCGAGAGGTATCGAAAACCTAGTGGTCTACAGAACGATTCCCAGATGGAGACTCGACATGATTAAGGTCATAGTCAGTCAGCTGAATATCGGATTCGAGATGCAAGAACGTCGCAACAGGTTTACCATAATGGAAAATTCGACGGTGGGTCATTGCCAGGTTGATGTTAAAATTACCCGCGGAGGTCATGATTTTGAGGAAGATTCTGCTGAGGAAAATGACAATTTCGAGATCGGATTTCTGTCGAGTGATGAATTTGCACATCCTATGGTTGAAAGACTTCGAGTGGAAAAAACGCGACAACCAAAAAAATGTCCAAGaagaacaatatattttttcgggAATTATAAGGATTACAGTCGTGGTGGAGAACTTTACATGGATATG actaCTTCCGCAAGCCTCATTACAATCTCAAAGGACAAATTCGTATCCTATACGATATCGGAAGGTATAATGAGAACAGCAAACAAATCGCGAATTATGCGACCTCATCAGAATATAAGTCTAAAGCTGAAGCGAATAGATTTTGCCCAATCTTTAATGCCAGAGATTCCAAATCCTGCCTCAACGAGTCTATTCGCCTTTTCAAATTTGGAAATCATTCCGGaagacataaaaaatttgtcatattaG
- the LOC126851790 gene encoding uncharacterized protein LOC126851790 produces the protein MNVVVIPFFLAAHLSTDETWAHGPEYTFQIQVNCTAIPEEGIYGSVRLNLESKLICQPLKNGHSLSCHFEDSKANSFITNNLNPSEPATPTGQVNRQPAYEINEDQFEIKFNKRGLDDLVVNENIQPRELDMIRLIVGQLSVGAILDGISNDVTFDAMENFTQGECYTTFKIDKKLVDHSLYEKSNYALRPVFGLRDGKLVQIRKIRNLYMCAHKVPYFFGSADSFQEESDIISDASLSNGHIIITSREFISGTSNVITRSKINEEVVTTLYENVRLSLESIQPAENEPPTVKEAEFASIFIGRWLIDNSSEEDN, from the exons ATGAACGTGGTAGTAATACCGTTCTTCTTAg CGGCGCATCTCTCTACCGATGAAACGTGGGCGCATGGACCGGAATACACGTTTCAGATCCAGGTGAACTGCACTGCAATCCCAGAGGAGGGCATTTACGGTAGTGTACGGTTGAATTTGGAATCAAAGCTGATCTGCCAGCCATTGAAGAATGGTCACTCGTTGAGCTGTCACTTCGAAGACTCGAAGGCGAACAGTTTCATCACGAATAATCTGAATCCGTCGGAACCGGCGACGCCAACTGGACAAGTGAATCGACAGCCAGCTTATGAAATTAACGAGGATCAATTTGAGATCAAGTTCAACAAGCGAGGATTGGACGATCTCGTAGTAAACGAGAATATTCAGCCACGCGAGCTGGACATGATCAGGTTGATCGTGGGTCAGTTGAGCGTGGGCGCCATTCTCGATGGCATCAGCAATGACGTGACTTTTGATGCGATGGAGAACTTTACCCAGGGCGAGTGTTACACAACTTTCAAGATTGACAAGAAGCTTGTGGATCATTCGTTATATGAGAAATCGAATTATGCGCTCAGGCCGGTCTTTGGATTGAGGGACGGAAAACTGGTGCAAATACGAAAAATCAGGAATCTATACATGTGCGCGCATAAGGTACCATATTTCTTTGGCAGTGCCGATAGTTTCCAAGAAGAAAGCGACATTATATCTGACGCA AGCTTATCAAATGGACATATCATCATAACGTCAAGAGAATTCATATCCGGTACGTCGAACGTGATAACAAGAAGCAAAATAAACGAGGAAGTGGTAACAACTCTTTATGAGAACGTACGGCTCAGTCTCGAATCGATTCAACCCGCGGAGAACGAGCCGCCAACTGTGAAGGAAGCAGAATTTGCTAGCATCTTCATAGGCAGATGGTTAATAGACAACTCATCTGAAGAAGATAATTGA
- the LOC126851796 gene encoding uncharacterized protein LOC126851796, with product MMKNMKKGKLKKKEFTSSDSDSDSNPTFNISYKRKNINNEIINEESDKKNEIVNIPILRKATKVPCTSKEEELPNTVKPQEVFKDEAYKRQVLRMLSILNYKMDQMAEDLNNLKMHNIMEKEVPTMESLFEKFELLLKSMEELHNLEIYLENDEKKKEVVTELSRFREANPKIMIKRIMEKVFSNELAVQYSWLGLKEKKIFLI from the exons ATGATGAAGAAcatgaaaaaaggaaaattaaaaaaaaaagaatttacatCATCTGATTCAGATTCAGATTCAAATCCAACCTTCAACATttcgtataaaagaaaaaatattaataatgaaattataaatgaagaaagtgataaaaagaatgaaatagTTAACATTCCAATTTTAAGAAAGGCTACCAAAG tGCCATGTACATCAAAAGAAGAAGAGCTTCCAAATACTGTTAAACCTCAAGAAGTTTTTAAAG aTGAAGCCTACAAAAGACAAGTACTAAGGATGCTGTCGATTCTGAATTATAAGATGGACCAAATGGcggaagatttaaataatcttaagaTGCATAATATTATGGAAAAAGAGGTTCCCACAATGGaatctttatttgaaaaatttgagttGCTCTTAAAATCAATGGAAGAACttcataatttagaaatttatttagagaatgatgaaaagaaaaaagaagtt gtgACAGAACTTTCAAGATTTAGAGAAGCAAATcctaaaattatgattaaaagaattatggaAAAAGTTTTCTCTAACGAGTTGGCTGTGCAATATTCTTGGCTaggattaaaagaaaagaaaatttttctaatttga